AAGCCTTTATGGGCAATTGCTTCTTTTGCAAGATTGAGTTTTGAATATTTCATGTTTGTGTTTGTTTTAAAATGATTTTCAACTCTGTAAAATTCGCAAAATTTGTACCAACTCAATCTAAATTTTAGTTAAAGTTTACTTAATAATATTATCAATAAACTGGTGGATAGATTCTGCATCCCAATCAGTTGCGGCATCTTCCTTGATTAAAATTCTCCCGTTTTTGTCTAAAAGAAAGGTTGTAGGGAAAGCTTTCGGAAGGATCTTTTCAGAGATTGGGCTTTGCGCAATATATACAGGAACGGTGTAATTATTTTCTTTCAAAAATTTTCTTACGGTTGCTTCCTCGTCTTTCATTGCAATTAAAACAAAATCTACATTTTCTTTTCTTCTGTCGTACAATCTTTGAATTGAAGGCCATTCTTTTCTACACGGAGGACACCAAGTTCCCCAAAAATTCAGAAAAACAGGTTTGTTTTTAAAGTTTTTCAGATTGGTACTTGGAACATTGATTCCTTGCAAATCTACATCATAATCTTCTTCACTGATGTGTACTGCATTTTCTATAGTAGCGATCGGGAAAAATTGATCTTTAAGATAATTTCTTATTCCGGGAACTAAAAAAATAACACCTAAAACTACGATAACAACAACGTAAATAGCCAGTTTTTTCATAGTATTTATTTTATAGTAATTCTAAAATTTCCTGAATGGCATCTTTACCTCTGTTTCTTGAATAATATACCTGCAGATCGTTGTAAAAACTCTCTCTTGGATATGCTTCAGGATCAGCTTTAAATTTTAATAATAATTCGTGCCCGAATTGCGGACGAGGTCCCCAAGAATTTTTTACATTGAAGTCTTCATCTAAAATAATCACTTTCGGAATAGATTCTGTACCATTCGTTAAGAACTGATTGATTAGACTTTTATCGCTGTCTCTTAAGAAGATTTTCACTTCATTATGTCCTTCAAAAAACTTTGCCAAAGCAGGAACCGTAGCGCTTGCATCACCACACCAAGCTTCAGAAATAATTAAAATTTTCCCGTTGAAATTTTTAGATTTCAGCTCGTTGATTTGCTCTTCATCGATGACAAATTTTTTAAGCGTTCGATCCATTCTCTGAATTCCAAGCTCGTAATACATTTTATATTCGGCATCTTGCGGAGTCGGAGGATTTTCAAGTCTTTGGTTGGCAATCTGAAGATATTCTTCAAAAGATATGGCTTTATCCCAGTAATTTTTCATGATTACTAAAAATTAAATTTAAAATTGATTAGTGTTTCGTGTTTTGTTGATCAGAAATAAATCAGCTAAAACAAATGCGGCTAAACTTTCTACAACGGGAACTGCTCTTGGAACAACACAAGGATCGTGTCTTCCTTTTCCTTCCACAGTCACAGCATTTCCGTCTTTATCAACACTTTCCTGCGGTCTTAAAATAGTGGCAACAGGTTTAAAAGCTACCCGGAAATAAATATCCATTCCGTTAGAAATTCCGCCCTGAATTCCGCCTGAAAGATTTGATTTTGTAGAAAAATCGGTGTTAAACTGATCATTATGTTCGCTTCCTGTCATTTTTGCACCACAAAATCCGCTTCCATATTCAAAACCTTTGCAGGCATTAATGTTAAGCATTGCTTTTGCCAATTCAGCCTGAAGTTTAGAAAAAACAGGTTCGCCGATTCCTACAGGAACATTCTTGATCACACAGGTAATGGTTCCGCCAATTGTATTGCCTTCTTTTTTGATCTCTTTAATTTTTGAAATCATTTTTTCTGCAGTTTCAGCATCGGGACAACGTACTTCATTGCTTTCAGTTTTAGAAAAATCTAAATCCTGATAAGGTTTTACACAGAAAATTTCACCTACAGAAGAAACGTAAGCGTTAATTTCAATATCCTTTAAAAGTTGTTTTGCTAAAGCTCCGGCAACCACCCAATTGATGGTTTCTCTTGCAGAAGATTTTCCGCCGCCGCGATAATCTCTGATGCCAAATTTTTGATCGTAAGTGAAATCTGCATGACTCGGACGATAAGAATTCGCAATATGGTCATAGTCTTTTGACTTCTGATTTTCGTTTTCAATCATAAAACCAATAGGAGTTCCGGTAGTTTTTCCTTCGAAAATTCCGGAAAGAAATTTTACAGTGTCGCTTTCTTTTCGTTGGGTAACGATTGCTGACTGACCTGGTTTTCTACGATCCAACTCATATTGAATTTTTTCAAAATCGACTTCCAGACCTGCCGGAAAATTATTGATGATTCCGCCATAAGCAGCGCCGTGACTCTCGCCAAACGTGGTTAGGCTGAGAAGATTACCTAAAGTATTGAACATAGTACAAAATTACCGTTTTTTATTCAGATAATAAAGTCTTTACTAATCGGTTTGTAGATAACTCTTTTTGATGAATTCAATTGTTTTGTCGAGCTCTTTTTTTTCTTCGGGATTCAGTTTTTTCCAGATGAATCCTTTTTTTAGATTGTTTTTATCAATATGTTGCGGAAATATCCCTAATTTCTGATAATCTAAAACATAGCTTTCTGAAATTGCAGGAGTGGGAGTGTCAAAACTAAAAGTATATTTTTTTGAAACATTAAACTTAAGACCTCCTATTTTGAAAGAATTATACTGATTGTATTCATAATCGGAAGGTTTTAAAAGTTGTGTTTTTTCAAACGGAGTCAAATTTCTACCCAGCTTAAAACTTGGAATAAACTGCTGAACGATTTTTGGAGATGAAAAAAGACCAATAAAAATGAGAGCTAAACCCGAAGAAATGAAGAGCGCATTTTTCTTATTTAAACTGTTGAAAAAAACTATAAAAAATATAACGAAAAATACATCAATAAAGAATCGGTATTGCGCGGAAAAAGATAAAATTAAAAGACTTTTTATCAATATAGAAATACAAATTAAACTGGTGATTTTATTTCTTTTAATAATGGAAAATATATTAAATCCGATTAAACTTATTACAAAGGAAATGTTGATTACCGATTTAATTCCATTTAGGAAAAGCCAGTTTTTAATGTAATCAAACCATGAGAATTTTAAAATTTCTGCATAAGAATATTGCTCGTCAAAAGTTTTTACAATCGCAAATTCTGATGATGCTTTTAATAATTCATGATTGGGTTTCCATGAAATTCCCAAATCGAAAACTTTTAAAGGGAAAACTGGATACCCAAATATCCAGATATTTTTTACGATGAATAAAAGAAAAACAAGTGAGCCTAAAATAAGTTTATTATACTGAAATCCGGAAACAAAAATAGAGAGCAGAATGAAAATTGGGAGCCAAATAACGGTTGGTTTTATTGCAAATGTAAAAACAGAAAATGCAAATAAGAAAGCCAGGTTTTTGTTTCCGGATAAAATTTCATTCAGAATAATTAAAGAAAATAAAATTGCGGGCAAATCCGGACTTGGAGATTGTGAAAAAATCAGGAAAACCGGAATAAAAATCAGTTGAATCCAGCTTTTATTTTCGAAAATATAAATTCCGTAAATAATAAGTAAAACGGCATTAAGCCTTAAAAAAGGATCTGAGAAATTACTGAATCCTGCTTGGAAAATATGCCAAACCGACATTTGTCCCAAAATCAAATCAAGAT
Above is a genomic segment from Chryseobacterium mulctrae containing:
- a CDS encoding TlpA family protein disulfide reductase, which encodes MKKLAIYVVVIVVLGVIFLVPGIRNYLKDQFFPIATIENAVHISEEDYDVDLQGINVPSTNLKNFKNKPVFLNFWGTWCPPCRKEWPSIQRLYDRRKENVDFVLIAMKDEEATVRKFLKENNYTVPVYIAQSPISEKILPKAFPTTFLLDKNGRILIKEDAATDWDAESIHQFIDNIIK
- the aroC gene encoding chorismate synthase is translated as MFNTLGNLLSLTTFGESHGAAYGGIINNFPAGLEVDFEKIQYELDRRKPGQSAIVTQRKESDTVKFLSGIFEGKTTGTPIGFMIENENQKSKDYDHIANSYRPSHADFTYDQKFGIRDYRGGGKSSARETINWVVAGALAKQLLKDIEINAYVSSVGEIFCVKPYQDLDFSKTESNEVRCPDAETAEKMISKIKEIKKEGNTIGGTITCVIKNVPVGIGEPVFSKLQAELAKAMLNINACKGFEYGSGFCGAKMTGSEHNDQFNTDFSTKSNLSGGIQGGISNGMDIYFRVAFKPVATILRPQESVDKDGNAVTVEGKGRHDPCVVPRAVPVVESLAAFVLADLFLINKTRNTNQF
- a CDS encoding LIC_10190 family membrane protein, whose translation is MLLIVCSSIFLITTLMGWGKLMENIFGKSLNGISGKILTGIFSVGLIFTVASFFIPLNLYIEIPTIFIGLFYFFKDKLYLEYLQLSKKISVILGILATVILFSASFYPFILDHFGYYVPTIKWLTEYGLVKGISNLDLILGQMSVWHIFQAGFSNFSDPFLRLNAVLLIIYGIYIFENKSWIQLIFIPVFLIFSQSPSPDLPAILFSLIILNEILSGNKNLAFLFAFSVFTFAIKPTVIWLPIFILLSIFVSGFQYNKLILGSLVFLLFIVKNIWIFGYPVFPLKVFDLGISWKPNHELLKASSEFAIVKTFDEQYSYAEILKFSWFDYIKNWLFLNGIKSVINISFVISLIGFNIFSIIKRNKITSLICISILIKSLLILSFSAQYRFFIDVFFVIFFIVFFNSLNKKNALFISSGLALIFIGLFSSPKIVQQFIPSFKLGRNLTPFEKTQLLKPSDYEYNQYNSFKIGGLKFNVSKKYTFSFDTPTPAISESYVLDYQKLGIFPQHIDKNNLKKGFIWKKLNPEEKKELDKTIEFIKKSYLQTD
- a CDS encoding thioredoxin family protein; the protein is MKNYWDKAISFEEYLQIANQRLENPPTPQDAEYKMYYELGIQRMDRTLKKFVIDEEQINELKSKNFNGKILIISEAWCGDASATVPALAKFFEGHNEVKIFLRDSDKSLINQFLTNGTESIPKVIILDEDFNVKNSWGPRPQFGHELLLKFKADPEAYPRESFYNDLQVYYSRNRGKDAIQEILELL